GCAACCGCCGGCGCCTCGAGCAGGAGGGAGTCGGTCCCCGCCAGGCCGCCCGCGGCGTCGACGTGGTCGCCGCGGCGGTCGAGGAGGGGCCGCAGACCCGGCAGCAGCTGCGCGACCGGCTCGACGCGGCACGCGTCCCCACCGCCGGCCAGGCGCTGGTGCACGTGTTGTTGGCGACGGCCCTGGCAGGTCACGTCGTGCGCGGGCCGATGGTCGGCGCCCAACAGGCGTACGTCGCCGCAGCCACCTGGGTCGGCGACCGGGTCGAGCCGGACCCCGACGAGGCACTGGCCCGCCTCGCACACCGATACCTGGTGGGCCACGGCCCCGCCGACGCGGCCGACCTGGCCCGCTGGGCGGGCACCACCCTCGGCAAGGCCCGGCGCGGGCTGGCGGCCGTCGCCGACCGCACCGTCACCCGGCCGGACGGCCTGGTGGACCTGGCCGACCGGCCGCCCGCCGAGGGGCTGCCGGCGCCGCGCCTGCACGGCCCCTACGACCCGCTGCTGCTCGGCTGGGCGTCGCGGACCGACTGGGTGGCCGACCACGAGGGCCTGGTGACCACCAACGGGGTCTTCCGGCCGTTCGCGCTGGTGGACGGCCGGGCGGTCGCGACCTGGGGGCTGGCCGACGGCGTCGTGGCGCTGCGGCCGCTGGAGCCGGTCCGCCCGGGCGCCCTGGCCGCACTGGAGCGCGACGCCCACGACGTGCTGCGCTACCTCGGGCTCCCGAAGACCGACCTGGTGACCGACCTGGTGGTGGAAGGCTAGGCCGAG
This portion of the Actinomycetes bacterium genome encodes:
- a CDS encoding winged helix DNA-binding domain-containing protein — encoded protein: MPRRRPPRVPPRVLDRLRAQRLTGPPAASALEVTTDLLAVQAQELRGARLSVRRRTAGLTVAALDAALADGSLVVSWLNRGTLHLVRADDYWWLHALTTPQLATSNRRRLEQEGVGPRQAARGVDVVAAAVEEGPQTRQQLRDRLDAARVPTAGQALVHVLLATALAGHVVRGPMVGAQQAYVAAATWVGDRVEPDPDEALARLAHRYLVGHGPADAADLARWAGTTLGKARRGLAAVADRTVTRPDGLVDLADRPPAEGLPAPRLHGPYDPLLLGWASRTDWVADHEGLVTTNGVFRPFALVDGRAVATWGLADGVVALRPLEPVRPGALAALERDAHDVLRYLGLPKTDLVTDLVVEG